Within the Deinobacterium chartae genome, the region GGTCACGAATTGCGCAGTCCGCTGGCCGCACTGCGCGGTTACGCCGAGGCGCTGGTGGACGGCGTGATGACGCCCGAACAGGCCGGAACGGCCATCTTGCGCGAAGTGCGGGCCATGGACCGTCTGGCGGGCGACCTCAGCGCGATCTCGCGCATCGAGGCCGGACGCGTGGAGCTGCACCCGGTCGATTTTTCGGCAGCCGACCTGCTGCGCGCGGCCTTCGAGCGCTTCGAGGCCGCCTTCGAGGAACGCGGCGTGCGCCTCGAACTGCGTGCGGCCGCGTTGCCGGTCCGGGCCGATTTCGAGCGCTCGCTGCAGGTGCTGAGCAACCTGCTCTCCAATGCCCTGCGCCACACCCCGCCTGGCGGGCAGGTCAGCGTGCGGGTACGCGGCGGGCGCGGGGAGGTGCGGTTCGAGGTTACAGACAGCGGACCGGGCATTCCCGCAGAGCACCTCGAGCGGATCTTCGAGCGCTTTTACCGCGTGGACGCGGCGCGTAGCCGTCAGGCAGGCGGCAGCGGCGTGGGCCTTACCATCGCGCGTGGGCTGGCCCGCGCGATGGACGGCCAGCTCACCGTAACCAGCGGTCCGCAGGGCAGCACCTTTACCTTGCGTCTGCCTGCCGGAGTCTGAGCCCGAGTTTCCCGCCCCGGGTTCGGCGCTGCGAGGACCCCTCGAGCGCGCACGTCATTCGCAGTGCCCAAATCCCCCTCCCCGGGGATAAGAACGACACGAAGGTGGCTTTTTTAATTGATACGTTTCAGACAACGCGAATTCCATTTTTGGCCTGGATTTTAACGATGAGTATTGACATCCCCCCTGGGGGGATATATCATCCTTCTGCGCCACGCGGTGCCAGGAGGATCACATGCGAACCGAACTCAACGTTACCGGAATGACCTGCGGCCACTGCCGCTCCAGCGTCGAACAAGCTCTTCTGGCCGTTCCCGGCGTGCAGCGTGCGTCGGTCGACCTGCAGGCCCAGACGGCCGTAATCGAAGGTCGGGCCGGCCTCGAGGCTCTGCTCGCAGCCGTACGCGAAGCAGGCTACGGCGCCTCGCCGCTCGTCTGACACCGCTCTCCCCTCGAGGGACCGGACCCGGTCCGGCACCATCCCCCTCGGGGGGGACCCAGGAAAGGAACCCCGTGTCTTCCCCCTCCCCCATTTCTGCCTCCGCCCGGCAGCGTCGCCTCGAGGACGGCACGCACTTCATCGAACTGAGCGCGCTCCCCACCCGGATCCGAATCGGCGAAACCGACCTCGAGGCCCTCACCTACGACGGCACCCTGCCTGGCCCGGTCATCACCCTCAACGAGGGCGAAGCGGTTCGCCTCGCGTTCCACAACGCGCTGCACGCTCCCACCAACTTGCACCTGCACGGGCTGCAAATTCCCCCGCAAGCCGACGACCCGCACCGCGTGGTCGCCCCGGGCCAGACCGTTACGCACGCGTTTGAACTGCTGCCCGAGAGTGCTGGGACCTACTGGTACCACCCGCACGCCCACGGTCGCGTCACCCGCCAGCAGTGGTCGGGACTCGCCGGCGCCCTGATCGTGCGCGGCGCCCCGGATCGCCTGCCCGAACTGGCCGCCGCCAGCGAACACGTGCTGGTCCTGCAGGACCTCTCGGTCGAGCAGGGTCTCCCCGCGCCGCACGCCCCCATGGAGTGGATGAGCGGCAAAGAAGGTCAGCACCTGCTGGTCAACGGCCAGATCCATCCGGTCCTCGAGGCTGCCACCGGTCTGGTGCGCCTGCGGCTGATCAACGCGTCCGTAGCCCGCTACTACCATCTGGCCGTTCCCGGGCACCCCCTGCACCTGATCGGTCAAGACGGCAGCTTCCTCGAGGCGCCCCAGCCGGTGAACACGCTGCTGCTCTCCCCGGGCGAGCGGGCCGACCTGCTGCTGCAGGTCCCCGCAGCGGCCCGCCTCGAGCTGCACGACCTGCCCTACGCGCGCAGCGCGCACGCCACGCCGCGCGCCGCCGCGACTCCGCTGGCGACCCTCGAGGTGCGTGGTCCGCAGCGGCCCGCCCACCTGCCCGCCCGCCTGCGTCCGCTGCGCCGCCTGGCCGACGCGGACGCCCGGCCCGACCGGGTGGTCGTGTTCGGGGCCAGCATGGACCCGCCGCGTTTTCTGGTCAACGGTCAGTCGTATGACCGGCACCGCATCGACCTCGAGGTGCGTCAGGGCAGCACCGAGGTGTGGGAACTGCGCAACCCGACCCGCATGGACCACCCCTTCCACCTGCACGTCTTCCCGTTCCAGGTGCTCACCAGAAACGGCGTTCCCGAGCCGTTTCTGGCGTGGCGCGACGTGATCAACCTGCGCGCGGGCGAGACCGTGCGGATCGCGCTGGATTTCTCGCGCTTCAGCGGCGACGTGATGCTGCACTGCCACATCGCCGAACACGAAGACCGCGGCATGATGGCGAATGTGCGGGTACGTCCGCCCGAGGTGACCCTGTGACCGTGACGCTGTACACCACCCCCACCTGCCCCGACTGCCACGCGCTCAAGCGCTACCTCGAGCGGCGCGGGGTGAACTACCTCGAGAAGAACCTCGAGGACCCGGCGGTGAGCGACGAGGCGAAGCAGCGCTACGGCGTGCGGATCGCTCCGGTCACGGTGATCGGGGAGCAGGTTTTCTGGGGCACCTTTGCCGAGCAGCGTCCCCGCCTCGACGCAGCCCTGCCTTGAAGCAGCTCACCTCGAGCTGACCGAAGCCGGAGCTGCGCTGGCCCGGGCAGCCAGCGCCTACCAGCAGCAGGTCTTCTTAGACGTTACGGCCGACTGGGACCCGGACGAGCGCGCCCACTTCGCCCGGCAGTTCGTACGCTTCGCAGGCGCGCTGATGGTCCGCCTGCAGGAAACGCAGCGCTAGAGCGGGTTGGCGCGCAGCACGATCTCCTGGGTGGTGGCCGGACGGGGCAGCTGCAGCGCGTGCACGATGGTGGCCGCGACATCCTCGGGGCGCAGGTAGGCCTCGGGCGTGTAATCGCCGCCTTCCATCTCGCGCACCTGCCGCTGCATCTCGGTCGCCACCCGTCCGGGAAACACCGAGATGACGCGCAGTTGCGGCTCCTCGAGGCGCAAGGCGTCGGCCAGTGCCCGCGCAGCGAACTTGGAGGCCGCGTAGCCGCCCCAGCCCGGGTTGGCGCGCAGGCCCGCGCCCGAGTTCACGAACACCACGTCGCCCTGCGAGCGCCGCAACTGCGGCAGGGCCGCGCGGGTCAGCAGCGCCGGAACGAGCAAATTGGCGTCGAGCATCTCGCGCCACGCGCCGAGTTCGACTTCCTCGATGCGGCCCAGCGTGACCGCCCCGGCCGAATGCACCAGCAGGTCAAGCTGCGGCAGGGTCTCGACAAGGTCGCTGAGTTCGGCGGGGTCAAGCAGGTCGGCGGCCGACACCTGCGCCCGCGGAAAGCGGGCGCGCAGCTCCTCGAGCCGCCGGGGGTGGCGGCCCAGCAGCACCAGGTGAACGTCGGGCTTCCAGACCTCGAGGGCGCGGGCCAGCGCGTGGCCGATTCCTCCGGTCGCTCCGGTGATCAGGGCAGTGTAAGGCATGCTGGCTTATACCACGTTTGGCGCGTTCAGCTGCCGATCAGCCGCTCGGCGATGATCGCCGAGGAGAGCACGCCCGGCAGTCCGGCTCCCGGGTGCGTGCCTGCGCCCACGAAATACAGGTTGTCGAAGTCCTCGCTGCGGTTGTGCGGCCGGAACCAGGCACTCTGGGTCAGCACCGGCTGCACCGAGAAGGCGGCACCCAGGTACGAGTTGAGCACGTTCTGGAAGTGCAGCGGGTCAATGTACGTTTCGGCCACGATGTTCTCGCGCAGGTTCGGCAGGTAGTTCTCCTCGAGAAACCGGAGGATTTTTTCCTTGTAGATCGGCGCGAAGCTCTCCCAGTCGGTTCCCGAGCCCAGGTGCGGCACCGGCGAGAGCACGTAGAAACTCTCGCAGCCCTCAGGGGCCAGGCTGGGGTCGGTCAGGGTGGGCATGTGCAGGTACAGCGAGAAGTCGTCGGCGACCACTTTCTTGTTGAAGATGTCCTCGAGCAGTTCCTTGTAGCGCGGACCCAAGATGATGTTGTGGTGCGCGAGGCCCTGGTCACGGTAGCGCCGCTTGGTCCCGAAGTAAATCACGAACAGGCTCATCGAGTACTTCATCGACTCGATGCGGCGGTCGGTGTTCTTCTTGCGCCACGTGGCATCGATCATGCTGCGGTAGGTGTAGGCCACGTCGGCGTTGCACACCACGTCGTCCGCCACGAACTCGCGCCCGTCTTTGAGGCGCACGCCCCGCACCCGGCGTTCCTCTCCGGTCAGGATCCGGTCCACCTCGGCCCCCAGGTGGATCTCGCCGCCCAGTTCGGTCAGCAACCGCCCCAGCGCGTCTATGATCGCTCCGGTGCCGCCCATGGCGTACCACACGCCCCACTGTCGCTCGAGGTAGTGGATCATGGCGTAGATCGAGCTGGCGTCGTAGGGGTTACCGCCGATCAGCAGCGGGTGAAAACTGAACACCTGCCGCAGGAAAGGATCTTGGATGTAGTCGCTGACAAAGGGGTAAACGCTCTTGTACGACTGCAGCCGGATCAGGTCGGGCGCGACCCTGAGCATATCGAGCGGAGACAGAAAGGGCTGGTCGGCCAGTTCCACGAAGCCTTTCTGAAAAATGTCCCGGGTGGCGTGCACGAAGTTCAGGTAGCCGCGTTTGTCGGCCGGATTGAAGCGGTCGATCTGCGACAGGATGAACATCTCGTCGTCGTTGTAGTCAAACGAGCGCTTCTGGTGATCGAAGATGCGGTAAAACGGGTCGCACTTGACCAGCTCGAAGTAGTCTTCGCGGCGTCGTCCGGCGGCCTCAAACAGGTCGTCGAACATGAACGGGGCCGTCACGATGGTGGGGCCGCCATCGAACCTGAAGCCGTTCACCTCGTACACGTAAGCGCGCCCACCGGGGCGGTCGCGCTTCTCGAACAGCCGAACCCGGTGGCCCTTGGCCGCCAGGCGCACGGCGGCGGCCAGCCCGCCGAACCCGCTTCCGATCACGATGATGTCCTTGGGCATATCCCTTTCCTTACCGGCGACCCCGGGCCGCACGGTCCACCAAACTAGCACGCTGCGGGCGAGTCATTCGCCCCGAGCCAGCCTCAGGCTCCCTGGCCCGAACGCAGGTCGCGCCATGCCCGGGGAATCAGCGCGATCTTCTGGACGCGCGGCACAAAGGCGCGGCGGTTGAAGTTGTCGAACCCGTTGCGTTCCAGGCTGTCCAAGATGCCCTCGTAGGCGCGGGCAGCCACCGCCACCGCCATGCGTCCGTCGTGCAGGCGCGGTATGCCCGCGCGCCCCTCGCGGTACCACGCGCGGGCCTGCGCGACCAGCTCGGTCATCAGCGCGCGGTACTCGGGGCTGACCCGCCCTGCCCGCAGGTCATCGCAGGTCACGCCGTGGCGGGCCATGCTCTCTGCGGGCAGATAGATCCGCCCGCGCCCCAGGTCCTCGCCCACGTCGCGCAGCACGTTGGTAAGCTGCATGGCCATTCCCAGCCGCAGCGCCTGTTGCAGGGTCTGTTCGTCGCCCTCGTAGCCGCAGATCGGCGCGATCATCCAGCCGACCACGCCTGCCACCCGGCGGCAGTACAGCTCGAGGTCCGCTGCGCTGCGATACGTGTAGCCCTCGAGGTCCATACGCAGCCCCTGGTACAGCTCGTGAAAGGCCCGGGACGGCAGCGCGAAGCGTGAGGCGGCCCAGGCCAGGGCCTGGTAGACCAGGTCAGCTGGCGGGCAGCCCTGCAGAGCGGCCTCGACGCCCTCGCGCCACGCCTCGAGGTGTTCGGCCTTGCGCAGCGGGTCCCCCGGTTCGTCGGCGATGTCATCTCCGGTGCGGCACACCGCGTACACCGCCCATACCGCGCGCCGCTGCACCGGTGAAAAGAAGCGTGAGCCGAAGTAGAAGGTCTGCGAGTGCTGCCGGGTGAGGCGGCGGCAACGCTCGAGGGCGGCCTGTGGCAGGTCGGAATCGGGCGCTACCAGAAATCTCTGCATACGTTCTACCTCGCGGCTGCCTCGGGGCAACGGACGTACCGTCATGTTAGGGAGCGCAGGCCGGGGCAACATCGGGAGTTCTTACAAAGGCGCGTCCGGTGAACTTTCTTTAAAGTAAAGCTCGAGGGTCACGGCCCGTTGCACCTGTGCGCGCACCCGCCGCAGCCCGCAGCGTTCCAGCGTCGCCCGCACGTCCTCACGGTCGGGAAAACGCACGCCCAGCAGCTTGAACGGCCACTGGGCCAGACGGCCCCGGCGGGTCTCAGCGGCCCGCAGGTACATCAGAAACAGCCTACCACCCGGCCCGAGCAGCCGTCCGAACTCCTCGAGGGCGCGCCGGGGATCGTGAAACTCGGTCAGGCTGGCACCCACCGCGATGCCGCCCAAACTGGCATCGGGCAGACCGCTGCGCTCCACGTCGAGCAGACGGAATTCGATGCGGCCCGCGTACGCCGCCGAGCGACGCCGGGCCTCGCTCAGCATGGCCGGAGAGATGTCAGCGGCGATGACCCGCGCGCCAGCGTCGGCCAGGGCACGGGCGTACACGCCGCTCGAGGTGCCCGCGTCCAGCCACATTTCGCCGCGGCGCACCGCTCCCCAATCCTGCAGCAACCGCAGTTCCCGGGCGAGCGGGAAAGGGCTGCGGGTCAGCAGGCTCAGCGCGCGCCCCCGCCACCGTTCGTAGTTCCAGGCGACGAGCGGCAAGAAATTCGAGCGTTGGACGAGTGTTT harbors:
- a CDS encoding glutaredoxin domain-containing protein, whose product is MTVTLYTTPTCPDCHALKRYLERRGVNYLEKNLEDPAVSDEAKQRYGVRIAPVTVIGEQVFWGTFAEQRPRLDAALP
- a CDS encoding phytoene/squalene synthase family protein, producing MQRFLVAPDSDLPQAALERCRRLTRQHSQTFYFGSRFFSPVQRRAVWAVYAVCRTGDDIADEPGDPLRKAEHLEAWREGVEAALQGCPPADLVYQALAWAASRFALPSRAFHELYQGLRMDLEGYTYRSAADLELYCRRVAGVVGWMIAPICGYEGDEQTLQQALRLGMAMQLTNVLRDVGEDLGRGRIYLPAESMARHGVTCDDLRAGRVSPEYRALMTELVAQARAWYREGRAGIPRLHDGRMAVAVAARAYEGILDSLERNGFDNFNRRAFVPRVQKIALIPRAWRDLRSGQGA
- a CDS encoding multicopper oxidase domain-containing protein, which encodes MSSPSPISASARQRRLEDGTHFIELSALPTRIRIGETDLEALTYDGTLPGPVITLNEGEAVRLAFHNALHAPTNLHLHGLQIPPQADDPHRVVAPGQTVTHAFELLPESAGTYWYHPHAHGRVTRQQWSGLAGALIVRGAPDRLPELAAASEHVLVLQDLSVEQGLPAPHAPMEWMSGKEGQHLLVNGQIHPVLEAATGLVRLRLINASVARYYHLAVPGHPLHLIGQDGSFLEAPQPVNTLLLSPGERADLLLQVPAAARLELHDLPYARSAHATPRAAATPLATLEVRGPQRPAHLPARLRPLRRLADADARPDRVVVFGASMDPPRFLVNGQSYDRHRIDLEVRQGSTEVWELRNPTRMDHPFHLHVFPFQVLTRNGVPEPFLAWRDVINLRAGETVRIALDFSRFSGDVMLHCHIAEHEDRGMMANVRVRPPEVTL
- a CDS encoding SDR family oxidoreductase — its product is MPYTALITGATGGIGHALARALEVWKPDVHLVLLGRHPRRLEELRARFPRAQVSAADLLDPAELSDLVETLPQLDLLVHSAGAVTLGRIEEVELGAWREMLDANLLVPALLTRAALPQLRRSQGDVVFVNSGAGLRANPGWGGYAASKFAARALADALRLEEPQLRVISVFPGRVATEMQRQVREMEGGDYTPEAYLRPEDVAATIVHALQLPRPATTQEIVLRANPL
- a CDS encoding sensor histidine kinase; protein product: MRLFARLFLSHLLVLLVAEGTLLLAAELLASGFFRHHVDEMVRLIGPRGAALRPDLEAGMRGTLTGALLASLPIATLLAALTALLASRRVVRSVQLLERGSREIAAGHFERRLPETGRDELTDLARSFNRMAASLERVEESRAELIGNVGHELRSPLAALRGYAEALVDGVMTPEQAGTAILREVRAMDRLAGDLSAISRIEAGRVELHPVDFSAADLLRAAFERFEAAFEERGVRLELRAAALPVRADFERSLQVLSNLLSNALRHTPPGGQVSVRVRGGRGEVRFEVTDSGPGIPAEHLERIFERFYRVDAARSRQAGGSGVGLTIARGLARAMDGQLTVTSGPQGSTFTLRLPAGV
- a CDS encoding phytoene desaturase, with the translated sequence MPKDIIVIGSGFGGLAAAVRLAAKGHRVRLFEKRDRPGGRAYVYEVNGFRFDGGPTIVTAPFMFDDLFEAAGRRREDYFELVKCDPFYRIFDHQKRSFDYNDDEMFILSQIDRFNPADKRGYLNFVHATRDIFQKGFVELADQPFLSPLDMLRVAPDLIRLQSYKSVYPFVSDYIQDPFLRQVFSFHPLLIGGNPYDASSIYAMIHYLERQWGVWYAMGGTGAIIDALGRLLTELGGEIHLGAEVDRILTGEERRVRGVRLKDGREFVADDVVCNADVAYTYRSMIDATWRKKNTDRRIESMKYSMSLFVIYFGTKRRYRDQGLAHHNIILGPRYKELLEDIFNKKVVADDFSLYLHMPTLTDPSLAPEGCESFYVLSPVPHLGSGTDWESFAPIYKEKILRFLEENYLPNLRENIVAETYIDPLHFQNVLNSYLGAAFSVQPVLTQSAWFRPHNRSEDFDNLYFVGAGTHPGAGLPGVLSSAIIAERLIGS
- a CDS encoding class I SAM-dependent methyltransferase, with product MPKTLVQRSNFLPLVAWNYERWRGRALSLLTRSPFPLARELRLLQDWGAVRRGEMWLDAGTSSGVYARALADAGARVIAADISPAMLSEARRRSAAYAGRIEFRLLDVERSGLPDASLGGIAVGASLTEFHDPRRALEEFGRLLGPGGRLFLMYLRAAETRRGRLAQWPFKLLGVRFPDREDVRATLERCGLRRVRAQVQRAVTLELYFKESSPDAPL
- a CDS encoding CopZ family metallochaperone — encoded protein: MRTELNVTGMTCGHCRSSVEQALLAVPGVQRASVDLQAQTAVIEGRAGLEALLAAVREAGYGASPLV